One genomic window of Struthio camelus isolate bStrCam1 chromosome 1, bStrCam1.hap1, whole genome shotgun sequence includes the following:
- the FGF23 gene encoding fibroblast growth factor 23, with product MPQAVPYSCLGCMLLVLCSLKATAAFPNSSPLLNPSWGSADRLMHLYTATERNSFHLQINADGYVDGVPHQTIYSALMIKSEGASYVIITGVKSGRYLCMDMKGNIFGSHYFSQEDCVFKHRTLENGYDVYQSPKYNFLVSLGRVKQAFFPGMNPPPYSQFLSRRNEIPLFRFNTPEPHRNTRSADVDPMDPHQILVPQRKVSALGSQLQLQADFSHVPREPMRINQNDVVNPDDPHAMMDARRHVSPRFYITR from the exons TGCAGCCTGAAGGCTACCGCTGCCTTTCCCAACTCCTCTCCACTGCTGAATCCCAGCTGGGGGAGTGCAGATCGCCTGATGCACCTGTACACAGCTACGGAGAGGAACAGCTTCCACCTCCAAATCAACGCTGATGGCTACGTTGACGGTGTCCCGCACCAAACCATTTACA gTGCTCTAATGATCAAATCCGAGGGTGCTAGCTATGTAATAATCACTGGAGTGAAGAGTGGACGCTACCTATGCATGGAcatgaaaggaaacatttttggaTCG cattACTTCAGCCAAGAAGACTGCGTGTTCAAACACAGAACCCTGGAAAATGGATACGATGTGTACCAGTCTCCTAAATACAACTTCCTGGTTAGCTTAGGCAGAGTTAAACAAGCTTTCTTCCCTGGTATGAATCCACCACCATATTCCCAGTTCCTGTCCAGGAGAAATGAAATTCCTTTATTCCGATTCAACACACCTGAGCCCCACAGAAACACTAGAAGTGCAGATGTCGATCCAATGGATCCTCACCAGATCCTGGTGCCCCAGAGAAAGGTCTCCGCATTAGGatcccagctgcagctgcaagCAGACTTTTCCCACGTGCCCAGAGAACCCATGAGAATCAATCAGAATGATGTGGTCAACCCAGATGACCCACACGCTATGATGGATGCCAGGAGGCATGTGAGCCCTCGCTTCTATATTACAAGATAA